One segment of Carya illinoinensis cultivar Pawnee chromosome 1, C.illinoinensisPawnee_v1, whole genome shotgun sequence DNA contains the following:
- the LOC122307011 gene encoding UPF0496 protein At4g34320-like: MGGKCCKKTDVNGASSQTLEMKKNTQFTPDLRSYEAACMLDPDLQSFDATLQERTSWVISSLATEVEVRSLSFGSLKEVTNSLLEMNQEVVKVILECKKDIWKNEDLFSLVEEYFENSLKTLDFCTALENCLKRTRDNQFTIQVAVKYFEEEVGNGVDGVKYVKTLQELRKFKASGDPFTEEFFALFQSVYQNHISMFQKLQRRKTKLDKKLKSMKAWRKVSNVIFVAAFVSVLIFSVVAAAIAAPPLVTALAGALAIPIGSVGKWLNSLWTRYENSVKAQRELINSMQIGTCVTMKDLDTIRVLVNKLEIEIESLLQNADFALREEEAVSLAMDEIKKKLEVFMNTIENLSEHADMCSRDIRRARTVILQRIIRHPNS; the protein is encoded by the coding sequence ATGGGAGGAAAATGTTGCAAGAAGACTGATGTCAACGGCGCATCATCCCAAACCCtcgaaatgaaaaagaataccCAATTCACGCCCGATCTGAGGTCCTATGAGGCGGCGTGTATGCTCGATCCGGACTTACAGTCCTTTGATGCCACCCTCCAAGAACGCACCAGCTGGGTCATCAGCTCGCTCGCCACCGAGGTTGAGGTTCGGTCCTTATCTTTTGGCTCACTCAAAGAGGTCACCAATAGTCTTCTTGAAATGAATCAGGAAGTGGTGAAAGTCATTCTAGAGTGTAAGAAGGATATATGGAAGAATGAAGATTTGTTCTCATTAGTGGAGGAATACTTTGAGAATAGTCTCAAGACATTGGACTTCTGTACTGCCCTTGAGAACTGCTTAAAGCGCACACGTGATAACCAGTTTACAATTCAAGTTGCGGTTAAGTATTTCGAGGAGGAAGTTGGAAATGGGGTTGATGGGGTGAAGTATGTGAAGACGTTGCAAGAATTAAGGAAATTTAAGGCTTCTGGGGATCCATTTACCGAGGAGTTTTTTGCATTGTTTCAATCAGTTTATCAAAACCATATATCGATGTTCCAAAAGTTGCAGCGTAGGAAGACAAAGCTAGATAAGAAATTGAAATCTATGAAGGCATGGAGGAAAGTGTCCAATGTCATTTTTGTTGCTGCTTTTGTGTCTGTGTTGATATTCTCGGTGGTGGCAGCTGCCATTGCAGCTCCGCCTCTTGTGACAGCTTTGGCGGGCGCATTGGCTATTCCTATAGGTTCTGTGGGAAAATGGTTGAACTCACTTTGGACACGATACGAAAATTCAGTGAAAGCACAAAGGGAGTTAATCAACTCAATGCAGATCGGCACCTGCGTtacaatgaaggatttggataCCATTCGGGTACTTGTCAACAAACTGGAAATAGAGATTGAGTCACTATTGCAGAATGCTGATTTTGCTCTTAGGGAAGAGGAGGCAGTTAGTCTGGCAATGGATGAGATCAAGAAGAAGctagaagtgtttatgaatACCATTGAGAATTTAAGCGAGCATGCTGATATGTGTAGCCGGGATATAAGGAGGGCAAGGACGGTGATTTTGCAGAGGATAATAAGACATCCAAACAGCTGA
- the LOC122304969 gene encoding uncharacterized protein LOC122304969 — MDELENRWNKLRLSEEEEVVLDLPFGEAEDVQRKGERSLIGRICLDRVVGKEIVSHSMGKIWRISQRAEFQEVAKNTFVLTFATHADKDRILEGRPWLFDNGLFALRQYDSTVQPSQITFESEVFWVQFHNLALGQMTRDYGLLIGQSVGRVIEVDTAEDGVGWGKFLRVKLEVSLHKPIARGRFVNSYGRKLWVQFQYEKLPRICFKCGCLSHVDVACQQEGSGVEIEGETAMQFGAWLRAEHGFKRRSLVASSYDSAGGKQAHTAAAHREEGSMGSTDAGERLPVPEENLAQNMEEGGSYDNSEIRGSNSNFHDKIDTVKNSIVRVQTSEEQQESRKLVATSTELQDPTEPAGEDFQINPVTEKGGIGGVVGWDGPVGHSGMLVGPGYENEASMHSLEQNVTLLATCTHSALRQPAVPTTEAAELSISAKGTHKWKRRARSKGQSASCLDNLSGQKRLVDENDEVLAKLVVSKKGKGDAYLLKVLAEAGSQPRQLL, encoded by the coding sequence ATGGATGAGTTGGAAAATCGTTGGAATAAATTACGGTTGTCCGAGGAGGAAGAGGTGGTTCTGGATCTCCCCTTCGGGGAGGCTGAGGATGTGCAAAGAAAGGGTGAACGGAGTCTAATTGGAAGGATTTGTCTGGATCGTGTAGTAGGGAAGGAGATAGTCAGTCATTCCATGGGGAAAATCTGGAGGATCAGCCAGCGTGCAGAATTTCAGGAAGTAGCAAAAAACACATTCGTGTTGACCTTTGCTACTCATGCAGACAAAGATAGAATCCTGGAGGGAAGACCATGGCTGTTTGACAATGGCCTATTTGCACTTCGACAGTATGATAGTACTGTACAACCCTCACAGATCACATTCGAGTCTGAAGTTTTTTGGGTTCAGTTTCACAACCTGGCGTTGGGACAAATGACAAGGGATTATGGATTGCTAATTGGGCAATCAGTGGGAAGAGTGATTGAAGTTGATACTGCAGAAGATGGCGTAGGGTGGGGAAAATTCCTGAGGGTGAAGTTAGAGGTTTCCTTACACAAACCGATTGCTCGGGGGCGGTTTGTTAACTCATATGGCCGGAAGTTATGGGTGCAATTTCAGTATGAAAAACTTCCTCGTATTTGTTTTAAATGCGGTTGTTTAAGTCATGTAGATGTGGCCTGTCAGCAAGAAGGTTCAGGGGTGGAGATTGAAGGGGAGACAGCCATGCAGTTTGGTGCATGGCTTCGTGCTGAACATGGTTTCAAACGAAGATCACTTGTTGCTTCCAGCTATGACAGTGCAGGGGGAAAGCAGGCACATACGGCGGCAGCTCATCGGGAGGAAGGTTCAATGGGCAGTACAGATGCTGGTGAACGGCTGCCAGTACCGGAGGAAAACTTGGCACAAAATATGGAGGAAGGTGGCAGTTATGATAATAGCGAGATTAGAGGCTCGAACTCAAATTTTCATGATAAGATAGATACTGTTAAAAACTCAATTGTGAGAGTTCAAACTAGTGAAGAGCAGCAAGAATCAAGGAAGTTAGTTGCGACCTCTACGGAGCTACAAGATCCAACTGAGCCAGCTGGAGaggattttcaaattaatcCTGTAACAGAAAAGGGAGGTATAGGAGGGGTGGTGGGCTGGGATGGGCCTGTGGGCCATAGTGGGATGTTGGTTGGGCCTGGTTACGAGAATGAGGCCTCCATGCATAGTCTTGAGCAGAATGTCACGTTGCTGGCCACATGTACTCACTCTGCCTTAAGGCAACCTGCAGTGCCTACTACAGAAGCTGCTGAGCTTTCTATCTCGGCTAAAGGAACACACAAGTGGAAGAGACGAGCTCGTTCTAAAGGACAATCTGCTTCTTGTCTAGATAACTTGTCTGGTCAGAAGAGGTTGGTTGATGAGAATGATGAGGTTTTAGCTAAGTTGGTGGTTTCAAAGAAAGGCAAGGGTGATGCTTACCTTCTTAAAGTATTGGCGGAGGCTGGTTCCCAGCCCCGCCAATTATTATGA
- the LOC122307052 gene encoding UPF0496 protein At4g34320-like: MVSNSSKIHFTADMSAHEVARVLDVDLESGDATVVREPELVSSDSIKEIVRCLYDMPLEMANSSLKCKEDIWNNQEFFSFLKDYFQNSLRALDFCTALEDCLKRTRDNQLIVQLAVKHFEEEVEEGVDEVKYVKTLQELSKFKDAEDPFTDEFSRPFPSVYEQHESVLDKLQLRKAKLDKKLEHVKTWRIVFNVIFGVVFVSVLVLMVVAAAIQAPAWATALTGALSVPMGYLGKWCNSVFKSHRSALEGKRGVISSMRDGTLTTKKDMGNIEALIRKLRIETDSMLEKADFALGEEEAVTLVIDEIQKKLEMFMNTAQNLRANADRCRGNSVSWRKLVLQSMFRRA, encoded by the coding sequence ATGGTTAGTAACTCAAGCAAGATCCATTTCACGGCTGATATGAGCGCCCATGAGGTGGCGCGTGTGCTGGATGTGGACTTAGAGTCCGGTGATGCGACCGTGGTCAGGGAACCTGAGCTTGTTTCTTCTGACTCAATCAAAGAGATCGTCAGATGTCTATATGATATGCCCCTGGAAATGGCCAATTCCAGCCTCAAGTGTAAGGAAGATATATGGAACAATCAGGAATTTTTCTCGTTCCTGAAGGATTACTTTCAAAATAGTCTTAGGGCATTGGACTTCTGCACTGCCCTTGAGGACTGCCTGAAGCGCACACGTGATAACCAGTTGATAGTTCAGTTGGCAGTTAAGCATTTTGAGGAAGAAGTGGAAGAGGGGGTTGACGAAGTGAAGTATGTGAAGACGTTGCAAGAGTTGAGTAAATTCAAGGATGCTGAGGACCCATTTACTGACGAGTTTTCTCGACCTTTTCCATCAGTTTATGAGCAGCATGAATCGGTGTTGGACAAATTGCAGCTTCGGAAAGCAAAGCTAGACAAGAAATTGGAACATGTGAAGACATGGAGGATAGTGTTCAATGTCATTTTTGGTGTTGTATTTGTGTCTGTGTTAGTTCTCATGGTGGTTGCAGCTGCCATTCAAGCTCCGGCTTGGGCAACGGCATTGACGGGTGCATTGTCTGTTCCAATGGGCTATCTTGGAAAATGGTGCAACTCAGTTTTTAAGAGCCATCGGAGTGCACTGGAAGGAAAAAGGGGAGTAATCAGCTCAATGCGAGATGGCACTCTTACTACAAAGAAGGACATGGGTAACATTGAGGCACTTATTCGTAAACTGCGAATTGAGACTGATTCGATGCTTGAGAAAGCTGATTTTGCTCTTGGTGAAGAGGAGGCAGTCACGCTTGTGATAGATGAGATCCAAAAGAAGCTAGAAATGTTTATGAATACTGCTCAGAATCTAAGGGCTAATGCTGATAGGTGTAGAGGCAATAGTGTGAGTTGGAGGAAGTTGGTTTTGCAGTCGATGTTCAGACGCGCGTGA
- the LOC122307063 gene encoding UPF0496 protein At4g34320-like — protein sequence MVSNSSKTHFTADMSAHEVALELDVDVESGDATVVGEPQLVSSDSIKEIVKCLDEINLEMANFNLKCKEDIWNNHEFFLFLEDYFQNSLRALDFCAALKDCLKRTRDNQLIVAINSFEEEVEDVLDGVEYVKTLRELRKFKDAEDPFTDEFFQLLGSVYEEHESMLEKLKPWKTKLDKELKHMKRWKKVSLLVVAFVLVLVSVLVSTVVLAAIKTPAWAKVLTGLLSSVPTGYLVHVCNSFFKSLLSALEGKRGVISSMRDGTRTTKKDLGNIKALIHKLRNETDSMLDTTDLALGEKEAVTVVIPEIQKRLEMLTNTAQNLRDNADRCRDNSVGWRKLVLRSMFRRERD from the coding sequence ATGGTTAGTAACTCAAGCAAGACCCATTTCACGGCTGATATGAGCGCCCATGAGGTGGCGCTTGAACTGGATGTGGACGTAGAGTCTGGTGATGCCACCGTGGTCGGGGAACCTCAGCTTGTTTCTTCTGACTCAATCAAAGAGATCGTCAAATGTCTAGATGAAATCAACCTGGAAATGGCCAATTTCAACCTCAAGTGTAAGGAAGATATATGGAAcaatcatgaatttttcttgttcctGGAGGATTACTTTCAAAATAGTCTCAGGGCATTGGACTTCTGCGCTGCCCTTAAGGACTGCCTGAAGCGCACACGTGATAACCAGTTGATAGTTGCAATTAATAGTTTCGAGGAAGAAGTGGAAGATGTGCTTGATGGGGTGGAGTATGTGAAGACGTTACGAGAGTTGAGGAAATTCAAGGATGCTGAGGACCCATTTACCGACGAGTTTTTTCAACTTCTGGGATCAGTTTATGAGGAGCACGAATCGATGTTGGAGAAATTGAAGCCTTGGAAAACAAAGCTAGACAAGGAATTGAAACATATGAAGAGATGGAAGAAAGTCAGTCTTCTTGTTGTTGCATTTGTGCTTGTGTTAGTTTCCGTGTTAGTTTCCACGGTGGTGTTAGCTGCCATTAAAACTCCGGCTTGGGCAAAGGTATTGACGGGTTTATTGTCGTCTGTTCCAACGGGCTATCTGGTACATGTGTGCAACTCATTTTTTAAGAGCCTTCTGAGTGCACTGGAAGGAAAAAGGGGAGTAATCAGCTCAATGCGAGATGGCACTCGTACCACAAAGAAGGACTTGGGTAACATTAAGGCACTTATTCATAAACTGCGAAATGAGACTGATTCAATGCTAGACACAACTGATTTGGCTCTTGGTGAAAAGGAGGCAGTGACGGTTGTGATACCTGAGATCCAGAAGAGGCTCGAAATGCTTACAAATACTGCTCAGAATCTAAGGGATAATGCTGATAGGTGTAGAGACAATAGTGTGGGTTGGAGGAAGTTGGTTTTGCGGTCAATGTTCAGACGTGAGCGTGACtga
- the LOC122307032 gene encoding UPF0496 protein At2g18630-like isoform X2 gives MVSNSSKTHFTADMSAYEVAHKLEVACELEVDLESEDASGVEQPQLVYSDSIKEIVKCLNEMHLEIANFNPKCKEDIWNNQAIFSFLKDYFHCSLRAVDVFTALENCMKRTRDNQLIVQFAVKHFEEEVEDGLDGLKYVKTLQELRKFKDDENPFTDEFFQLLGSVYVEHESISEKLKPWQSKLDTKLKLVETWRIVSNVIFVVAFVSVLVLTVVAAAIKAPAWATALTGALSVPMGSVGTWCNSLWGRYQSALEGKRGVIRSMGEGTVTAKKDLGNIEALARRLRIETDSMLVKAEYALGQEEAVTLVIDEIQKKLEKFINIAQILTAKADRCSGISVSWRKLVLQSMFRRERD, from the coding sequence ATGGTTAGTAACTCAAGCAAGACCCATTTCACGGCTGATATGAGCGCCTATGAGGTGGCGCACAAGCTGGAGGTGGCATGCGAGCTGGAAGTGGACTTAGAGTCCGAAGATGCCAGCGGGGTCGAGCAACCTCAGCTCGTCTATTCTGACTCAATCAAAGAGATTGTGAAATGTCTAAATGAAATGCACCTGGAAATCGCCAATTTCAACCCCAAGTGTAAGGAAGATATATGGAACAATCAGGCAATTTTCTCATTCCTGAAGGATTACTTTCATTGTAGTCTCAGGGCAGTGGACGTCTTCACTGCCCTTGAGAACTGCATGAAGCGCACACGTGATAACCAGTTAATAGTTCAGTTTGCAGTTAAGCATTTTGAGGAAGAAGTGGAAGATGGGCTTGATGGGTTGAAGTATGTGAAGACGTTACAAGAGTTGAGGAAATTCAAGGATGATGAGAACCCATTTACCGACGAGTTTTTTCAACTTTTGGGATCAGTTTATGTGGAGCATGAATCGATTTCGGAGAAATTGAAGCCTTGGCAATCAAAGCTAGACACGAAATTGAAACTTGTGGAGACATGGAGGATAGTGTCCAATGTCATTTTTGTTGTTGCATTTGTGTCTGTGTTAGTTCTCACGGTGGTGGCAGCTGCCATCAAAGCTCCAGCCTGGGCAACGGCATTGACGGGTGCATTGTCTGTTCCAATGGGCTCTGTGGGAACATGGTGCAACTCACTTTGGGGGCGGTATCAGAGTGCGCTGGAAGGAAAAAGGGGAGTAATCAGATCAATGGGAGAAGGCACTGTTACTGCAAAGAAGGACTTGGGTAACATTGAGGCACTTGCTCGCAGACTGCGGATTGAGACTGATTCAATGCTAGTGAAAGCTGAATACGCTCTTGGTCAAGAGGAGGCAGTGACGCTTGTGATAGATGAGATCCAGAAGAAACTGGAAAAGTTTATAAATATTGCTCAGATTCTAACGGCTAAAGCAGATAGGTGTAGCGGCATTAGTGTGAGTTGGAGGAAGTTGGTTTTGCAGTCAATGTTCAGACGTGAGCGTGACTGA
- the LOC122307032 gene encoding UPF0496 protein At2g18630-like isoform X1 has translation MVSNSSKTHFTADMSAYEVAHKLEVACELEVDLESEDASGVEQPQLVYSDSIKEIVKCLNEMHLEIANFNPKCKEDIWNNQAIFSFLKDYFHCSLRAVDVFTALENCMKRTRDNQLIVQFAVKHFEEEVEDGLDGLKYVKTLQELRKFKDDENPFTDEFFQLLGSVYVEHESISEKLKPWQSKLDTKLKLVETWRIVSNVIFVVAFVSVLVLTVVAAAIKAPAWATALTGALSVPMGSVGTWCNSLWGRYQSALEGKRGVIRSMGEGTVTAKKDLGNIEALARRLRIETDSMLVKAEYALGQEEAVTLVIDEIQKKLEKFINIAQILTAKADRCSGISVSWRKLVLQSMFRRELFILDFCIYFYLYLACFAK, from the exons ATGGTTAGTAACTCAAGCAAGACCCATTTCACGGCTGATATGAGCGCCTATGAGGTGGCGCACAAGCTGGAGGTGGCATGCGAGCTGGAAGTGGACTTAGAGTCCGAAGATGCCAGCGGGGTCGAGCAACCTCAGCTCGTCTATTCTGACTCAATCAAAGAGATTGTGAAATGTCTAAATGAAATGCACCTGGAAATCGCCAATTTCAACCCCAAGTGTAAGGAAGATATATGGAACAATCAGGCAATTTTCTCATTCCTGAAGGATTACTTTCATTGTAGTCTCAGGGCAGTGGACGTCTTCACTGCCCTTGAGAACTGCATGAAGCGCACACGTGATAACCAGTTAATAGTTCAGTTTGCAGTTAAGCATTTTGAGGAAGAAGTGGAAGATGGGCTTGATGGGTTGAAGTATGTGAAGACGTTACAAGAGTTGAGGAAATTCAAGGATGATGAGAACCCATTTACCGACGAGTTTTTTCAACTTTTGGGATCAGTTTATGTGGAGCATGAATCGATTTCGGAGAAATTGAAGCCTTGGCAATCAAAGCTAGACACGAAATTGAAACTTGTGGAGACATGGAGGATAGTGTCCAATGTCATTTTTGTTGTTGCATTTGTGTCTGTGTTAGTTCTCACGGTGGTGGCAGCTGCCATCAAAGCTCCAGCCTGGGCAACGGCATTGACGGGTGCATTGTCTGTTCCAATGGGCTCTGTGGGAACATGGTGCAACTCACTTTGGGGGCGGTATCAGAGTGCGCTGGAAGGAAAAAGGGGAGTAATCAGATCAATGGGAGAAGGCACTGTTACTGCAAAGAAGGACTTGGGTAACATTGAGGCACTTGCTCGCAGACTGCGGATTGAGACTGATTCAATGCTAGTGAAAGCTGAATACGCTCTTGGTCAAGAGGAGGCAGTGACGCTTGTGATAGATGAGATCCAGAAGAAACTGGAAAAGTTTATAAATATTGCTCAGATTCTAACGGCTAAAGCAGATAGGTGTAGCGGCATTAGTGTGAGTTGGAGGAAGTTGGTTTTGCAGTCAATGTTCAGACGTGAGC TCTTCATCTTGgatttttgcatttatttttatttgtatctaGCTTGTTTTGCTAAGTGA